The following are encoded together in the Pectobacterium wasabiae CFBP 3304 genome:
- the ptsI gene encoding phosphoenolpyruvate-protein phosphotransferase PtsI, with protein sequence MISGILVSPGIAFGKALLLKEDEILINRKKISADQVEQETERFLTGRSKASAQLEAIKKKAGETLGAEKEAIFEGHIMLLEDEEFEQEIIALIKDEHASADAAAFSVIENQAKALEELDDEYLKERAADMRDIGKRLLRNILNMTIVDLGDIQDEVILVATDLTPSETAQLNLDKVLGFITDIGGRTSHTSIMARSLELPAIVGTIDVTRQVKNGDYLILDAVNNKIYQNPTADKIEELKAVQQQYHAEKYELAKLKDLPAITLDGHQVEVCANIGTVRDVAGAERNGAEGVGLYRTEFLFMDRDSLPTEEEQFQAYKAVAEAVGAQAVIVRTMDIGGDKDLPYMNLPKEENPFLGWRAIRICLDRKEILHAQLRAILRASNFGKLRIMFPMIISVEEVRELKAELEMLKTQLREEGKAFDESIEVGVMVETPAAAAIASHLAKEVDFFSIGTNDLTQYTLAVDRGNELISHLYNPMSPAVLTLIKQVIDASHAEGKWTGMCGELAGDERATLLLLGMGLDEFSMSAISIPSIKKIIRNANYEDAKALADQALAQPTAQELSNLVSRFIKEKTLC encoded by the coding sequence ATGATTTCAGGCATATTAGTATCACCGGGAATTGCTTTTGGTAAGGCACTGTTACTGAAAGAAGATGAAATTCTCATCAACCGGAAAAAAATCTCTGCGGATCAGGTAGAACAGGAAACTGAACGTTTTCTGACTGGCCGTTCCAAAGCATCCGCACAGTTGGAAGCTATCAAGAAGAAAGCGGGCGAGACGCTGGGCGCAGAGAAAGAAGCCATCTTCGAAGGCCACATCATGTTGCTGGAAGATGAAGAGTTCGAGCAGGAAATCATAGCCCTGATTAAAGATGAACATGCTTCCGCCGATGCCGCCGCGTTTTCCGTTATCGAAAACCAGGCCAAAGCGCTGGAAGAACTTGATGATGAATATCTGAAAGAACGCGCCGCAGACATGCGTGATATCGGGAAGCGTTTGCTACGCAACATTCTCAATATGACCATCGTCGATCTGGGCGATATTCAGGATGAAGTGATTCTGGTCGCAACGGATCTGACACCGTCAGAAACCGCACAGTTGAATCTGGACAAAGTGTTAGGCTTCATTACCGATATCGGTGGCCGTACCTCTCACACCTCCATTATGGCCCGTTCGCTGGAACTGCCTGCGATCGTCGGCACGATAGATGTCACTCGTCAGGTCAAAAACGGCGACTATCTGATTCTGGATGCGGTCAACAACAAGATCTATCAGAATCCGACTGCGGATAAGATCGAAGAATTAAAAGCCGTTCAGCAGCAATACCACGCTGAAAAATATGAGCTGGCTAAGTTGAAAGATCTGCCAGCTATCACGCTGGACGGTCATCAGGTTGAAGTCTGTGCCAACATCGGCACCGTGCGTGATGTCGCGGGTGCGGAGCGTAACGGCGCAGAAGGCGTTGGCCTGTATCGTACCGAATTCCTGTTCATGGATCGTGACTCGCTGCCGACCGAAGAAGAGCAATTCCAGGCGTACAAGGCCGTTGCCGAAGCCGTTGGTGCACAGGCCGTCATCGTCCGTACCATGGATATCGGCGGCGACAAAGACCTGCCTTACATGAATCTGCCGAAGGAAGAGAACCCGTTCCTTGGCTGGCGTGCTATTCGTATCTGTTTGGATCGCAAAGAAATTCTGCATGCTCAGTTGCGTGCCATTCTACGCGCGTCCAACTTTGGCAAACTGCGTATCATGTTCCCGATGATCATCTCCGTGGAAGAAGTACGTGAGCTAAAAGCTGAACTGGAGATGCTGAAAACGCAGCTACGAGAAGAAGGTAAAGCCTTCGACGAAAGCATTGAGGTCGGCGTGATGGTTGAAACGCCTGCCGCCGCCGCCATTGCTTCTCATTTAGCCAAAGAAGTCGACTTCTTTAGTATTGGGACAAATGACTTAACCCAGTATACTCTGGCAGTTGATCGCGGTAATGAGCTGATTTCTCATCTCTATAACCCGATGTCCCCCGCCGTCCTTACCCTGATTAAGCAGGTCATCGACGCGTCTCACGCCGAAGGCAAGTGGACAGGGATGTGCGGTGAGCTCGCCGGTGACGAACGTGCTACACTACTGTTATTGGGAATGGGTCTGGACGAATTCAGTATGAGTGCGATCTCTATCCCGAGCATCAAGAAAATCATCCGTAATGCGAATTACGAAGATGCGAAGGCGCTGGCGGATCAAGCACTAGCTCAACCGACAGCACAAGAATTAAGCAATCTGGTGAGCCGCTTTATTAAAGAAAAAACGCTCTGCTGA
- the ptsH gene encoding phosphocarrier protein Hpr: protein MFQQEVTITAPNGLHTRPAAQFVKEAKGFTSEITVTSNGKSASAKSLFKLQTLGLTQGTVVTIAAEGEDEQKAVEHLVKLMAELE from the coding sequence ATGTTCCAGCAAGAAGTGACTATCACCGCACCAAATGGCCTGCACACTCGTCCCGCTGCTCAATTCGTCAAAGAAGCCAAAGGCTTCACCTCCGAAATCACCGTGACGTCTAACGGCAAGAGCGCCAGCGCCAAGAGCCTGTTCAAATTACAAACACTCGGCTTAACCCAAGGAACTGTGGTTACTATCGCTGCGGAAGGCGAAGACGAACAAAAAGCGGTTGAACATCTGGTTAAACTGATGGCAGAGCTCGAGTAA
- the cysK gene encoding cysteine synthase A: MSKIYEDNSFTIGHTPLVRLNRIGNGRILVKVESRNPSFSVKCRIGSNLIWDAEKRGVLKPGIELVEPTSGNTGIALAYVAAARGYKLTLTMPETMSIERRKLLKALGANLVLTEGAKGMKGAIAKAEEIVASDPKRYLLLQQFSNPANPEIHEKTTGPEIWEDTDGQVDVFISGVGTGGTLTGVSRYIKNTKGKAIISVAVEPTDSPVITQALAGEELKPGPHKIQGIGAGFIPDNLDLKLIDRVEKVTNEEAISTARRLMEEEGILAGISSGAAVAAALNLLKEKEFDGKTIVVILPSSGERYLSTALFADLFTEQELQQ; this comes from the coding sequence ATGAGCAAGATCTACGAAGACAATTCTTTCACAATCGGCCATACGCCGCTGGTTCGCCTGAACCGTATCGGCAACGGACGCATTCTGGTTAAAGTGGAATCCCGCAACCCCAGCTTTAGCGTAAAATGCCGTATCGGCTCCAACCTGATTTGGGATGCAGAAAAGCGTGGCGTTCTCAAACCAGGTATTGAACTGGTTGAACCTACCAGCGGAAACACAGGGATTGCCCTGGCCTACGTCGCAGCCGCTCGCGGTTACAAACTCACGCTCACCATGCCAGAAACCATGAGCATTGAGCGCCGTAAGCTGCTGAAAGCACTGGGTGCCAACCTGGTGCTGACCGAAGGCGCGAAAGGCATGAAAGGCGCGATCGCCAAAGCGGAAGAGATTGTCGCCAGCGATCCAAAGCGTTATCTGCTGTTGCAACAGTTTAGCAACCCGGCTAACCCAGAGATCCACGAGAAAACTACCGGCCCTGAAATCTGGGAAGATACCGATGGTCAGGTTGATGTCTTTATCTCTGGCGTCGGTACTGGCGGTACGCTGACCGGTGTAAGCCGCTACATCAAAAACACCAAAGGCAAAGCCATTATCAGCGTGGCGGTTGAACCTACCGACTCACCGGTAATCACTCAGGCGCTGGCAGGCGAAGAACTAAAACCCGGCCCGCACAAGATTCAAGGCATCGGAGCAGGTTTTATTCCTGATAACCTGGATCTGAAACTGATTGACCGCGTAGAAAAAGTCACGAATGAAGAAGCGATCAGCACCGCGCGCCGTTTGATGGAAGAAGAAGGCATTCTGGCCGGTATCTCTTCTGGTGCAGCCGTTGCTGCCGCGCTGAATTTGCTCAAAGAGAAAGAGTTTGACGGTAAAACTATCGTCGTTATTCTGCCTTCTTCCGGCGAACGCTACCTCAGCACCGCACTCTTTGCCGACCTGTTCACCGAGCAGGAACTGCAACAATAG